A stretch of the Haloarcula ordinaria genome encodes the following:
- a CDS encoding UbiA prenyltransferase family protein, which translates to MAESSQTANPVSITTGLLREIRPWQWYKQSVMFLGIIFSKNLLNAEAWISLLFGVVAFTSVSGTTYIFNDINDLEEDRNHPEKQHRPIASGQTPVPVAVVFGAFLALVGLSAAYSLGPLFLAVLLAYLSQNALYSLYLKHVVFVDVLIVAIGFVLRAIAGVIAIDVVLSPWLIVTTFLLALVLALGKRRNELEVSPNPEDSRDVLGKYSKQNMDQLLVMTMATLLMAYSLYSFSRTSPAMLATLPFAFFGVFRYHHLVHTTNIAGQPEYLFTDRPSVVNLILWGVVAIAILYNVPEIAIEVIR; encoded by the coding sequence ATGGCCGAATCATCTCAGACAGCTAATCCAGTCTCGATAACTACCGGCCTGCTTCGGGAAATCCGACCCTGGCAATGGTACAAGCAGAGCGTGATGTTTCTAGGTATCATCTTCTCGAAGAATTTGCTCAACGCTGAGGCTTGGATCAGTCTCCTGTTTGGTGTCGTCGCATTTACTTCTGTCAGCGGTACTACGTATATCTTCAATGACATCAACGATCTCGAAGAGGACCGTAATCATCCTGAAAAACAACATAGGCCGATTGCGAGCGGCCAAACTCCAGTCCCGGTTGCTGTTGTCTTCGGTGCTTTCTTAGCGCTTGTGGGCCTCAGTGCCGCGTATAGTTTGGGCCCGCTGTTCCTTGCGGTGTTGCTCGCCTACCTCAGTCAAAATGCGCTCTATTCGCTCTACCTGAAACATGTCGTATTCGTCGACGTCCTCATCGTCGCAATCGGATTCGTTTTACGCGCTATTGCGGGCGTTATCGCTATCGATGTCGTCCTAAGCCCGTGGTTGATCGTCACTACGTTCCTTCTGGCGTTAGTTCTCGCGCTTGGAAAACGACGCAACGAACTGGAAGTCTCACCCAATCCTGAGGACTCCCGCGATGTGCTGGGCAAGTACTCGAAACAGAATATGGATCAGCTTCTCGTGATGACAATGGCAACGTTACTAATGGCGTACTCCCTATACTCGTTTTCTCGCACGAGTCCTGCGATGCTGGCGACACTTCCGTTCGCGTTCTTCGGCGTGTTTCGCTACCACCATCTCGTCCATACGACCAACATCGCCGGTCAACCAGAGTACCTGTTCACTGATCGGCCGTCAGTCGTGAACCTCATTCTCTGGGGTGTGGTTGCTATCGCTATCCTGTACAACGTCCCTGAGATCGCTATCGAGGTGATACGGTGA
- a CDS encoding PHP domain-containing protein yields MKQYDLQVHTDASPCSRAAPADVVEAATEAALDGIAITNHDTLAGYDEVADCAPPNLTVIPGVEVTTTQGHLLALFVEEEPPQSDPLTVIEKIHNQNGLAILSHPFDRFREYYETDLDTIASQVDAVETQNSRCLFPRFNRRAREFANQHDLAITGGSDAHFPMEVGRSTTVCDQPLPEAIQSRSTQTAGRGGYLSGHTATKLNDLLKTVNL; encoded by the coding sequence GTGAAACAGTACGACTTACAGGTGCATACCGATGCCTCACCCTGTTCTCGCGCCGCACCTGCCGATGTTGTAGAGGCGGCTACTGAAGCGGCCCTGGATGGGATCGCCATTACGAACCACGATACGCTCGCGGGATACGACGAAGTCGCCGACTGTGCGCCCCCCAACCTCACGGTGATACCTGGCGTTGAGGTAACGACGACACAGGGGCATCTCCTTGCATTATTCGTTGAGGAGGAACCACCGCAGTCCGACCCGCTCACCGTTATTGAGAAAATCCATAACCAGAATGGACTCGCTATCCTCTCCCATCCATTCGATCGCTTCCGGGAATACTACGAGACAGATCTTGACACGATTGCGTCACAAGTTGACGCCGTTGAAACCCAAAACTCACGCTGTTTGTTTCCGCGATTTAATCGCCGGGCCCGAGAGTTCGCAAACCAGCACGACTTGGCAATCACGGGAGGTAGTGATGCACACTTCCCGATGGAAGTCGGCCGGTCTACAACAGTATGTGACCAACCCCTTCCGGAAGCGATCCAGTCCCGATCAACCCAAACAGCGGGACGAGGCGGTTACTTGTCGGGCCATACTGCGACAAAACTGAACGACTTGCTCAAGACGGTGAATCTCTGA
- a CDS encoding lysylphosphatidylglycerol synthase transmembrane domain-containing protein — translation MSVLTTINRAVRRHGLWVTALLTVAVFFGLFIIGDSSKVVSALLAVERWRIAVVFVLVTLSYGIRFLKWDYYFRHLGIDIPPKTSLIVFFSGLMMIVTPGKAGEVWKAWFLRDLDGVPVSQTVSVVGGERVTDLIALSAFALLGLLIYQRSSIVLIGMILLFLVGISVLQWQSFCLRVLGWVEKVPVVSSYATELEAFYENTYTLFQLRPLSIAFIISLIAWGLEGVALWVVLSGFSSQATLLTALFVFGLGSVVGAASLLPGGLGATEASMVGMLVVLGYTQTIAVSATVIIRVGTLWYGAILGTCVFVIYRFVTGHVGTTQSTD, via the coding sequence ATGAGCGTACTCACAACGATTAACCGCGCCGTTCGCCGCCACGGTCTCTGGGTAACCGCGCTCCTAACGGTTGCCGTATTCTTCGGGCTGTTCATTATCGGGGATAGTTCAAAGGTCGTGTCGGCACTGCTTGCGGTTGAGCGATGGCGGATCGCTGTTGTGTTTGTCCTTGTCACGCTCAGTTACGGCATTCGGTTTCTCAAATGGGACTATTATTTCCGTCACTTGGGAATCGACATTCCCCCGAAAACGAGTCTGATTGTGTTCTTTAGTGGTCTAATGATGATCGTGACCCCCGGCAAGGCTGGGGAGGTATGGAAAGCGTGGTTCCTCCGTGATCTTGATGGGGTTCCAGTTAGCCAGACTGTGTCTGTCGTCGGAGGTGAACGTGTTACTGATCTAATCGCTCTATCTGCGTTCGCGTTGCTTGGTCTCTTGATTTACCAGCGGTCATCAATTGTACTTATTGGTATGATCTTGCTCTTCCTGGTCGGGATTAGTGTCCTTCAGTGGCAGTCATTTTGTCTCCGTGTGTTGGGATGGGTAGAGAAGGTTCCAGTCGTCAGCTCATATGCGACCGAGTTGGAGGCGTTCTATGAAAACACGTACACACTGTTTCAGTTGCGACCGCTCAGTATCGCGTTCATCATCAGCCTAATTGCGTGGGGCTTGGAAGGAGTCGCTCTGTGGGTGGTATTGAGCGGGTTTAGTTCGCAGGCGACACTCCTCACCGCTTTGTTCGTGTTTGGTTTGGGATCAGTAGTTGGGGCGGCCAGTCTCCTTCCTGGTGGTTTGGGCGCCACCGAAGCCAGTATGGTCGGGATGCTCGTCGTTTTGGGCTACACCCAGACAATCGCTGTGAGTGCGACGGTGATTATCCGGGTTGGCACCCTCTGGTATGGTGCGATACTCGGCACGTGTGTATTCGTCATCTATCGGTTTGTGACTGGTCATGTCGGGACCACCCAGTCCACGGACTAG
- a CDS encoding TVP38/TMEM64 family protein, whose product MPAWRRGTLQIIPVVGLVFVIGAHWWYSPTDFFEHLDNSGWLLVASGVSVFYLVRPFVLWPLSIASVFLGYLVGSPYGVPLVLLGTWMTCVPPFLLADYFSERNSYIARLSNAGETVVTRTGELRGMIAARLSPAPADGISIGAGLAGVSGWAFTLGTLIGELPWAILYVNIGQSLRSFSSGMAQPIKLEFLLLVSICTVLLVARPLYQLMTERLTKS is encoded by the coding sequence ATGCCGGCTTGGCGAAGAGGAACGCTCCAGATAATACCTGTCGTTGGTCTTGTTTTCGTTATCGGTGCCCACTGGTGGTACTCACCAACTGATTTCTTTGAGCACCTCGACAATTCCGGGTGGCTCCTTGTTGCCAGTGGTGTGAGCGTCTTCTATCTGGTTCGCCCGTTTGTCCTCTGGCCACTCAGTATTGCATCAGTATTCCTTGGGTATCTTGTGGGCTCCCCTTATGGGGTACCGCTTGTGTTACTCGGCACTTGGATGACGTGTGTGCCACCATTCCTGCTCGCAGACTATTTCAGCGAGAGAAACAGCTATATTGCTCGTCTCTCAAATGCGGGTGAGACAGTCGTGACTAGGACGGGTGAGCTTCGCGGGATGATCGCCGCCCGGTTGTCTCCGGCACCTGCGGATGGCATCTCTATCGGCGCGGGACTCGCCGGAGTCTCCGGATGGGCGTTTACGCTCGGTACACTGATTGGTGAGTTACCTTGGGCAATACTCTATGTCAATATTGGACAGTCACTCCGAAGTTTTTCTTCAGGGATGGCACAACCAATCAAGCTTGAGTTCCTGCTGCTCGTCAGTATTTGTACGGTTCTCCTGGTAGCTCGACCGCTTTACCAATTGATGACTGAGAGGCTGACCAAGAGCTAG
- a CDS encoding glycosyltransferase family 87 protein, with protein sequence MSSAIHGTITRIARRRGVIAVALFIFVLVGIYSEYWLAIVANNWPPGHDFSLYYDAYHDAVNGQNPYESPAIGQSFIYHPFALILVAGVALMPSTPALIFWSVGSAAAWAMTVGLSLRIVAPDMDSSRLALSCILSLSFGPFLETIHIGQINTFAALALVVTLFLVLHERPYLAGASLGIAVTMKTSPLLVIGYFLVIRRWRVVTSAIATLAVTTAISMLVFFPSIIVQFVQRLGEIGGIGVHVSVWNQSLPSILGYLDAAIGTSLQATPEFQTGAPLLQKSIVVVPLLAIGIQRLSRGQESRATLVVTFSTFVVGMAIFSPIIWYHHSVFFALPLLLLLASDRGIEPLVGIVALAGIQLSRPLEHAMMIIFGNHVGISVLVAQYLLFLYLIRNVEKVSTTAVNSAS encoded by the coding sequence ATGTCATCTGCTATACACGGCACAATCACGAGAATCGCACGCCGGAGGGGAGTGATTGCCGTCGCGCTGTTCATCTTCGTATTGGTTGGTATCTATAGCGAGTACTGGCTGGCAATCGTCGCGAACAACTGGCCGCCCGGTCACGATTTCAGTCTCTACTACGATGCGTATCACGATGCGGTCAATGGGCAGAACCCGTACGAATCACCGGCGATAGGCCAGAGCTTCATCTACCATCCGTTCGCGTTGATACTGGTTGCGGGAGTCGCCTTGATGCCCTCAACGCCAGCTCTTATTTTCTGGAGCGTTGGCAGTGCCGCGGCGTGGGCCATGACGGTTGGACTCTCACTGCGTATCGTCGCACCGGATATGGATTCCAGCCGACTTGCGCTGAGTTGCATCCTGAGCCTCAGCTTTGGCCCGTTCCTCGAGACGATACACATCGGTCAGATAAACACATTTGCGGCCTTGGCGCTGGTGGTGACACTTTTTTTGGTTCTGCACGAACGGCCGTATCTCGCTGGTGCCTCGCTCGGAATTGCCGTGACGATGAAGACCTCCCCACTGCTGGTGATCGGTTATTTTCTCGTCATCCGCCGCTGGCGAGTCGTCACAAGTGCAATCGCCACCCTCGCGGTAACAACCGCCATCTCCATGCTTGTCTTCTTTCCGTCAATCATCGTCCAATTTGTCCAGCGACTCGGAGAGATCGGAGGAATCGGCGTTCATGTCAGTGTGTGGAATCAGAGTCTCCCGTCCATCCTAGGCTACCTCGATGCCGCAATCGGAACATCCCTCCAAGCTACACCCGAGTTTCAAACTGGGGCGCCCCTTCTACAGAAATCTATTGTCGTTGTCCCACTCCTCGCTATCGGCATCCAACGCCTCAGCAGAGGTCAGGAATCACGAGCGACTCTTGTCGTCACGTTCTCGACATTCGTCGTTGGGATGGCCATCTTCTCCCCTATCATCTGGTACCACCACAGCGTATTCTTCGCACTCCCACTACTGCTCCTGTTGGCCTCTGACCGAGGAATCGAACCCTTAGTTGGGATCGTAGCCCTTGCCGGGATTCAATTGTCCAGACCGCTTGAACACGCGATGATGATCATATTCGGAAACCACGTGGGAATCTCAGTACTGGTAGCGCAGTATCTTCTATTCCTCTATTTGATTAGGAATGTGGAGAAGGTCAGCACTACGGCAGTGAACTCAGCGTCTTAG
- a CDS encoding ArnT family glycosyltransferase, which produces MHFHKSREIAGYFQSLAFSRMPIRSFFILTPSESYSALHLHSTLASPLVALGYHEGGRLISLLSILAASIVIFKFVSYLTDYRAGLLAAGFFWLFPLSHRFAYAYLPESLSILLTTAALFLAYADAEQERELYFYGSIILLLLAITNHLWEAVILAPIGAIYWATQKRRKFATFAAIGVTWTGVVHLLTKLQPSNTSQLTNFGTQTNGALFLQINWWLTYLPSNNWYLSDSLTTFQIFMNVVLPLTVASTIGWGIYYLRSKSNRALMLSAWHFSGIVIPLALVGGYHLEYFMWGTLAPLAVSSGLVLHKVLDTALESSYADTKTVVLVYLLLVSASGAQVWHNEYGPLDDETPPQASLDGVAEYEGYAAGRQMAGHQMTPEDITFVGYEFIDGSYNNYAHDHGRVVVYSDLLLKERSRVATDRGPTYVNETSMVDDCVFLVERVNDELFVRRCN; this is translated from the coding sequence ATGCACTTTCACAAATCGCGAGAAATCGCCGGGTATTTTCAGTCGCTGGCTTTCTCACGGATGCCGATTCGCTCGTTTTTCATTCTCACGCCATCAGAGAGCTATTCGGCACTACATTTGCACAGCACCCTTGCGTCTCCACTAGTCGCACTCGGCTACCACGAGGGCGGCCGATTGATTAGTCTCCTGTCTATACTTGCCGCATCCATCGTGATTTTCAAATTCGTTTCGTATCTCACAGACTATCGAGCAGGCCTATTAGCTGCCGGATTCTTCTGGCTATTTCCCCTTAGCCACCGTTTCGCGTACGCGTACCTCCCCGAATCGCTGAGTATCCTTCTGACCACCGCCGCCCTGTTCTTAGCGTACGCCGACGCAGAGCAAGAACGGGAACTGTATTTCTACGGCTCGATCATCCTCCTATTGCTGGCGATCACCAATCATCTATGGGAAGCCGTTATTCTGGCGCCGATCGGAGCCATCTACTGGGCCACCCAGAAACGACGCAAATTTGCCACTTTTGCCGCCATCGGCGTCACCTGGACTGGGGTGGTCCACCTCTTGACGAAGTTACAACCCTCAAATACCTCTCAGCTGACCAACTTCGGAACGCAGACCAACGGCGCTCTCTTCCTCCAAATTAATTGGTGGCTCACGTATCTCCCGTCCAACAACTGGTATCTGAGTGACAGTCTGACCACTTTTCAGATATTTATGAACGTCGTCCTGCCACTCACAGTGGCCAGCACCATTGGGTGGGGAATCTACTATCTGCGTTCGAAATCGAATCGGGCGCTGATGCTCAGCGCGTGGCATTTCAGCGGCATCGTCATCCCGCTCGCGCTTGTCGGTGGTTACCATTTAGAGTATTTCATGTGGGGGACACTCGCCCCACTAGCCGTCAGTTCTGGTCTCGTTCTGCACAAGGTTCTGGACACAGCGCTTGAATCGAGTTACGCCGATACGAAAACGGTAGTTCTCGTCTACTTACTGCTCGTATCAGCATCCGGAGCGCAAGTCTGGCACAACGAATACGGCCCGCTGGATGACGAAACGCCGCCCCAGGCATCTCTCGATGGTGTTGCCGAATACGAGGGGTACGCTGCGGGACGGCAGATGGCTGGCCATCAGATGACACCCGAAGACATCACGTTCGTGGGGTACGAATTCATCGACGGTTCATACAATAACTATGCCCACGATCACGGGCGAGTAGTAGTATATTCGGACCTACTGTTGAAAGAACGGTCGCGCGTCGCTACTGACAGGGGGCCGACCTACGTCAACGAGACCTCAATGGTGGATGACTGCGTATTCTTGGTTGAGCGGGTCAACGACGAGTTGTTCGTTCGTCGCTGCAACTGA
- a CDS encoding polysaccharide deacetylase family protein, which translates to MIRDLLGSPTSGLALLYHDIVPQEEADTSGFVTDGSWRYKLAPEMFDRHLSAIADSAFEPALITDNPPNRPVYLTFDDGGRTAMEAARQLEAYGYRGHFFIVIDRVGEDGFLDWNQIYDLDQRGHCIGSHTMTHANLLKANTQRCQQELTESKAAIAAELGQCQSISIPLGAYNEEVFKTVSEAGYKYIFTSEPVRIPRNHLNHRLGRWNIWYDTGPDELVAILKASPPIVLQTAIRWYGVKYIKRLLGYDRFIQIRDVIGC; encoded by the coding sequence ATGATTCGTGATCTCCTCGGCTCGCCCACCAGCGGCCTGGCGCTGTTGTATCATGATATCGTCCCACAAGAAGAGGCAGACACTTCCGGATTCGTCACGGATGGCTCGTGGCGATATAAACTCGCTCCCGAGATGTTCGACCGCCATCTCTCGGCCATTGCTGACTCGGCGTTCGAACCGGCATTAATCACTGACAATCCCCCAAACCGCCCTGTGTACCTCACGTTTGACGATGGAGGACGGACGGCGATGGAGGCGGCCCGTCAATTGGAGGCGTACGGGTATCGGGGCCATTTTTTTATAGTGATTGATCGGGTCGGAGAGGACGGCTTCCTGGACTGGAATCAGATTTATGACCTCGACCAGCGAGGTCACTGTATCGGTAGTCACACTATGACTCACGCCAATCTGCTCAAGGCGAATACACAGAGATGTCAGCAGGAACTAACGGAGTCAAAGGCTGCTATCGCGGCAGAACTCGGACAATGTCAGTCAATTTCCATTCCACTGGGGGCATACAATGAAGAGGTATTCAAGACTGTAAGTGAAGCGGGCTACAAGTATATATTCACTTCAGAACCTGTTCGGATTCCACGGAACCACCTGAACCACCGATTGGGGCGTTGGAACATCTGGTACGACACAGGCCCTGATGAACTTGTAGCAATCCTCAAGGCGTCGCCACCGATCGTTCTTCAAACTGCCATCCGCTGGTACGGTGTCAAATATATCAAACGGCTGCTCGGTTATGATCGGTTCATTCAGATCCGCGATGTGATTGGATGTTAA
- a CDS encoding formyltransferase family protein, protein MTTPQTVLLRHRESRFDREVVGRWLAATTDLVGEIVIESDWTRQVNTLKHELRRSGITGLLDAIAYRLYYRAALKDKEMPKIDALISDAQAEYPDFSVPEYSVVDPNNEETANILRNLTPDLMLARCKVLLSKSVYTIPNYGTFVIHPGICPEYRNQHGCFWALANGEDDKVGFSLIRINDGIDTGEIFAQDGTTFNPVDDEHVYIQLKVVADNLPSLTPVITAVADGEAEPIPADDRQGALWGMPKLSAWLTWKRRVQRFGINAYNSTHDS, encoded by the coding sequence ATGACTACTCCACAGACGGTGCTTCTTCGCCACCGAGAGTCGCGGTTCGACCGGGAGGTGGTCGGCCGCTGGCTTGCCGCGACGACCGATCTAGTCGGCGAGATTGTTATTGAATCGGACTGGACACGACAGGTGAACACCCTGAAACACGAGTTGCGGCGATCTGGAATTACTGGCCTCCTTGATGCTATCGCGTATCGGCTGTACTATCGTGCTGCTCTTAAAGACAAGGAAATGCCGAAGATTGACGCCCTCATCTCGGACGCGCAAGCGGAATATCCAGATTTTTCGGTACCGGAGTACAGCGTTGTAGACCCAAATAACGAAGAAACGGCGAACATCCTCCGAAATTTGACTCCAGATCTGATGCTTGCCCGGTGCAAGGTGTTACTCTCTAAATCGGTCTACACGATTCCTAACTACGGAACATTCGTCATTCATCCAGGAATCTGCCCAGAGTACCGCAACCAACACGGCTGCTTCTGGGCGCTTGCCAACGGCGAGGACGACAAGGTGGGATTCTCCCTCATCCGCATTAACGATGGTATCGATACGGGTGAGATCTTCGCTCAAGACGGGACCACTTTCAATCCTGTGGACGACGAACACGTCTACATCCAGCTGAAGGTGGTTGCGGACAACCTTCCCTCGCTCACGCCTGTGATTACCGCGGTTGCTGATGGAGAGGCGGAGCCGATTCCAGCAGACGACCGACAAGGAGCCCTATGGGGGATGCCAAAGCTGAGCGCGTGGCTGACTTGGAAGCGCCGTGTCCAACGGTTCGGTATCAATGCGTACAACTCAACACATGATTCGTGA
- a CDS encoding glycosyltransferase, which produces MQQDVRRKPPADSGETNPRFYTPAREIDWQPAMVNISVVLPTYGGDDPDALREAIESIVSQTRVPDELVIVRDGPVPETNQTIIDNFESKYSFVRHVPLAENQGRALARKVGVERCQGDVVAMMDADDLCVPTRLERQETYLQNNPEVDVVGAQLLEFDPENGEKLGVRTLPTDHEEIRDLAKTRSPVSQSTVIFKRTAALDIGNYRDVDRMEDYGLWVRMLVNGARFANIPEVLVKARTGEKMYERRAGWEYAREELRLQREFVALGFISPLQALRNVAFRVPIRFVPNAIRAYVYETLFRTEPSVGIPETSTVSVGHETDVSSDETKDR; this is translated from the coding sequence ATGCAGCAAGACGTTCGCCGCAAACCACCGGCGGACTCAGGGGAAACAAATCCGCGGTTTTATACACCTGCTCGGGAAATCGACTGGCAACCTGCGATGGTCAATATCTCGGTGGTTCTACCAACGTACGGTGGTGATGACCCGGATGCACTGCGGGAAGCTATCGAAAGCATCGTCTCCCAGACACGGGTTCCCGACGAACTAGTCATCGTCCGTGATGGGCCAGTACCGGAAACCAACCAAACAATCATCGATAACTTCGAGTCTAAGTATTCGTTCGTGCGGCACGTCCCACTGGCAGAGAACCAAGGACGAGCCCTCGCACGAAAAGTCGGGGTGGAACGCTGCCAGGGTGACGTCGTGGCGATGATGGACGCTGACGACCTCTGTGTCCCCACACGGTTAGAGCGGCAGGAAACCTACCTGCAGAACAATCCCGAGGTTGACGTAGTCGGAGCGCAGCTACTTGAATTCGACCCCGAGAATGGCGAGAAGCTCGGTGTGCGTACCCTTCCGACGGATCACGAGGAGATTCGTGACCTAGCGAAGACCCGCTCGCCCGTTTCCCAGAGTACGGTGATATTCAAACGGACTGCGGCCCTTGATATCGGAAACTATCGGGACGTCGACCGCATGGAAGACTACGGCCTCTGGGTTCGGATGCTCGTCAACGGCGCCCGGTTTGCCAATATCCCCGAAGTCTTGGTCAAGGCACGAACGGGCGAGAAGATGTACGAGCGCCGTGCCGGCTGGGAATATGCGCGTGAAGAACTACGCCTCCAGCGAGAGTTTGTAGCGCTCGGCTTCATCTCGCCGTTGCAGGCACTTCGTAACGTCGCATTCCGAGTGCCAATTCGCTTCGTGCCGAACGCCATTCGTGCTTACGTCTACGAAACGCTGTTCCGCACGGAGCCGTCCGTCGGCATCCCGGAGACGAGCACAGTGAGTGTCGGCCACGAGACGGATGTCTCGTCGGACGAGACGAAGGACCGGTGA